Genomic segment of Acidobacteriota bacterium:
ACAAGGGCTTACACCCTGTTGTGACCATGTTGTGACCGTTTTCCCTGATCTCAGTGAGAGGCAGCCGAAAAATAAACTGTGTTCTGCATAAATAATCGTAGGTTTTTGTCGAATGAAAGGGTATAGTGTTTTGTTAGCATTCATTTGAGTTCGACCTTTATCGTAGTCTTGTCCTAATCTACAACTCTCCGCTAAAGCGTAATCTCGAACGGATCGCGCAATTACGCGCAAGATGTCATTTATCTTGAAGTACCTGATCTTTCGGATCGCAGTTCACTTCGGGATAAGCAACAATGGAGTGTAGAGTGAATATCTACATCGGAAACATGTCGTTTGACACGACAGAAGCTCAGTTACGCCAGGCCTTCGAGGGTTATGGTGAAGTCTCAACGATCAACATCATTACGGACAAGTACAGCGGCGAGCCGAGAGGCTTCGCGTTTGTCGAGATGTCTGCTAAGAGCGAGGCTATCGCTGCCATCAGCGGCCTGAACGGCCAGGATCTGAATGGACGCGCGTTGAATGTCAACGAAGCAAAGCCACGCGCCCAAGGCGGCAACCGCAGCGGTGGCAATGGCTACCGCAAGTCGTACTAACGGCGACGCAATGAGACCCGTGAGAACTCTTTCACGGGCTTGATTTTGAAGGAGACCGGCCTCTGGACGGTCTCCTTTTCATATTCTGTGGTTCTCGACACGGCTGTCAGCGTGCGAAAAGCCGAACGCCGTCTCAAGCATCAGGCAACGCCGGTACGTGGAATGCTGAGGGAGGAACAGGCCTTCTCCACCGACAAGAGATAGGCGTTGGGATCGTGGTGTATTGCTCCCTCCGGCAGCCAATCCCAAAACTCGCCGAGATCCGTGCGTATCCTCTCCACAAAGAATCCAGGGATCTCCGTTGTCTCTTGTTCGAAGAAACGCCGGAACTGCCGGTCGGAGTTCAGTTGCCGCCGTATCTGGGTAAAGTACTTGACTCGGCCATAGCGTTCTGATGAGAACCCGCGAACGACATTCAGCCACCTTGGAATTGTCTCTCCGTTTGCCAGGAACCGTCGAAATATCAGGCGGGGGGAATACGAGTACTTCGTGACATCAATGAGAAGATCATAAAACTCCAGCCACGAGTAGTTTTTCGGCTTGATGTTCATCTGGATGTTGCTGAGAAAGTGAAATGGGAACGGCAGCACCCGATTAGCTCGCTGAAATTCCAGATTCAGTGGCGCCGCCTGTCCAAACGCCGAGAGCATAGAATAGGCCGGAAAAGCCCCCGGACTAAGGTCCAGGAACCGCTTGGTGAGTTCGAACGGCGCCGATCCTTCGTCGCTGTCGAGTCCAAATATATGATTGGTTTGCACATACGGGATATGTCGCAGGATCATGTTGACATGATCGGAAACCTTTATAACCTTATCCATCCCCGTCGTCTTCCCGGTCTTTGACTTCTTGCCCATCTCAAACCACGACTCTATGCCCGGCAGCAGCGCCTTGAAACCATTGCGCTTCAGTCGCTTCACACGGGACTCCGAAAGCAGAGACAGCGTAGATTCGGCAATGAAATCGATACGACCCGGTGGTACCGCTTCCTCAATGGCATCCATGCAAAGATCGAAGCGGACCCCGAAGTTAGGGTCGTGCCACGCCACCCGGGGGCGCTTCAACCTGCCCAGCAGAAAACGCAGGTCTTCTTTCATCGCATCAGGATCCAATGGCTGATAGGGCACAGTGGAATCGATACAGAAGTCACAGGAATACGGACAACCCAGGCTGCTCAAGAGGGGCACTATCTTAATGAAAGGCGCCTTGCTGATACTCTGCTCTATGAATTTCCAGCGCTCGCTCACGCCCGGCAGCCGGGTCGGATGATGATCGGCTGAAAGGTGCAAACCAACGGGTCGGTGGCGGGCGCAATCCCCCAGGACATCCAGAATCATGGCTTTATCTGTGAACCCGAGCACATAGTCAAAGTACTTCTGAGCGTCCTGCGGGTAGCAACGGGCATGCGGTCCGCCAATGGCAGTGACCGCACCTCGCGATCGGAACAAGTTACTGAGGGCGTAGGACAGCAAAGCCGCTTCGGTGAATGAACTGACAAAAACGAGGTCAACCTTGCCCGGCAGTTCCTCGACCAGATTCTCCCGACCCGTATATGTGACCAACGTGACTTCATGGCCCTGTTCTTCGCACCACGTGGCAATGACCTGAGGCATGATACTGACGAAGTTCGCACCCATGACACGCATCCACATGGTCCGCGTCGGGGCTTTGGCAATGAGATCGATAATACCGATGGAGAGCTTTCTCACATTACTTGGCTCCTACGTTGACTACTACTGGCACGACCATGTGGACCACGCCACGGTCGCAAGATGCTTCTGCAATTAAAACCACCTTAACTTAACCGAGGAGATGCCCTAGAGTCAGCCTGCAGTTCCGACTGAATCGATCGACGACGCCCACAGGACCCGAGATGCCCAATGCCGAACTACGGGGACTGAGTGATTGTACTTGCATCGCCAACCCATCTATCCATAGAAAATACACCCGCTGTAAGGTTTGTCAAGGAGCCGGTTGGGCCGCAGGGACGAATCAGCGTTAAGTCGTTGCGATAAAACAGGCTATAAATGCCGAAGGGGGGACTCGAACCCCCACTCCCTTGCGAGAACTGCGCCCTGAACGCAGCGCGTCTACCAGTTTCACCACTTCGGCATCTCAATGACGTTATCTAAGATAATCGGTTTGGCTGCACGGGCAAGCAGATTTTCACGGTTGGTCCAAAGTCATGGCGGCGGAGTTGCGGCGGCCGGATTCACCGGATCGCAGTCAGAGCGTATCGGCCGCGCTGCGGCCGTCAAAAGCTTCTCCGAGCCGGTTTTCACCGCGGAAAAAGCCGGTCGAGAAAGTGAACTCATCACCCAATCGAGGTACCGCACGGACACACAAGGCGCTCTCCAGCTTCTTCCACGTGGAGGTGGGTCGCTCCGGCCAGAAATCGCGGTTGCTCCTCTGACCGCCTTCAAACAGGTGCAGGAACACCCGATACGTCGTCGCCACGTCCTCCCGGGCGAGGAAATTCATCACGAAGTACGTCGAGTCGCCGACGCTGGTATAGACGCACGAGCGCAACTCTATCTGCTTCTGGTAGGCGTGAGCACCGCCCGGTATGGGGACCTCGTGCCAACCGGCCCGGTCGACGTTCACATACCCGCCCAGCAGGCGCTGCCCGACCGAATCAAGAAACGGCGTGACTGCCCTCACCCGGGCCAGAAACAGCAGACTGTCGGCGACACTCATGCCGGTGAAGTTGTATTGCCTGTCCGCCGGCGGCCCGCCCGGATCGACAACTTCATAGAGGTTCATCCCGGGCCGGTTGACAAACAGGGCGGTGTCGGACACGACCATCGTATCGTACTGAAGGTACCTTGTGGTAAAGCGGTCGGGATAATTGCTCCAGTTGATCTGGACCAGGAACAGGGAATCCTTCCTGCGAGGCATGTAGTAGTTAACAGGATCAAAAATATTATGCCTCAGCACAGTGTGGAAGATATACGGGTCGCTGAACCCCTGGAGGATGCCCAGCAGTTCGTAGCGCTGCGCGAACCGCGCGGCCGGATGAGAATACAGCTCACTGGTGGCGATAAAGGTGTAGACCGGGTAAAACGAGGTGAACTCGTAATGGCCCGTCAGGAAGACCGTCCCGGCCCGTGCAGCCATTTCAGACGCATCAGTGCCCCACGTCGGCACGACCGATTCCCTGGCTACACGAACCATCTTCTCGTTTCCCAACCCATTGATATTGTGGAGGAATACAAGCAACACCAGCGACAGCAGCACGGGCACCACGATGCGGGCTTTTGAGAAGAGCCGTGCGCGTCGAATCACGCCGGCCGCGGCCAGGCCGACAAACGGCCCCCAGAGAAGGTGGACGAAGTCCTTGGCCTTGATGAGATTGACGGGCAGGGTGAGGGCTCCAAGGACAGATCCTACAAGCAGGAAAAACACAACCGAACCCAGCAGGAGCAGAAGCCCGCGCCAAAGAGGCGCGGTGTACCGTCGCAATGCATAGACAATCGCTCCCAGAAACAGCAGGCCGGGCACTGAAAACTCCATGTATTTCACGATCACGCCGGTACAGCCGAGATGGTGCCAGCCGCCCCGCGAACGATCTATCCCGTACTGCGCTATGGACACGACCACCGGAAGCCAGTACGGCATAGAGAGGATTGCGGCTACGACCAGGACGCCGAGAGCCGACTTCCATCTGAATCCGCGCCCGCCGTTCACGTACTTCCAGAATGGACCCAGCACAAGCCGGGCAAGCAGCAGGAAACCGCCGATGAAGAACGGATAGAAGTAAGTCGAGAAGATGACCGCGCCGATTATCCCCCCCGTGAGATAGAATTGCCACGATGTCCTGGTGTTTTTCACCCGCTCGATATAGAACAGCCACCAGGGGATAAACAAACTGTTGGCCAGAAACGCATGCGGCACCGACTGGACATAGGGAATGCCGAACGAACAGACAAGAAAGTTGCCGAGCGTGATCAGAAACGCCTGGAGAGGGCCGACCAGCTTGCGCCAGAACCAATAGAGAAGAAACGGGCCGACGAAGTAGATCAGCATACTGCCGATCTTGAGCATCTTGTAGGCCTCGACCGAGAAGAGACGCGCGTACAGGGACAGCAGGTAATAGTAGACGGGCGGATAGAAAACCGGCAGGCTCTTATAGTAGTAGTCACCGGGTATGATAAACCGCACGAACTTGACAATCATGGCGTGCCGGAACAATTGATCCCCGAGGAAGCCGTACAGGTTGTATGGCGTACCGGCATACATGAGAGCCATTTCGATAACGCCGTACACTGACAAGCAGCCAAGAAGGATCAGGACCCTGGCCCGCCAGCGCAACCGGGCCACCCAGACGGCAATGACAGCCGCAAAGAACATCACCGCCCAGGCATCCATCCAGATCAGGTCGTAAATCAAGCCGTTTTCGGTGAACCGCCTGGCCGGAAACGAACGAGCAAAGAGAAAGACCGCGAAGACGGCAAACAGCACCAGAATGCCGGCAGCCGGCAGGAGTGATCTTGTTCGCGCTGAGAGTTTCATCTGAGTGCACGCCTCTATGACCAGCTATAATAACCCGTCTCAGCGCACGGAGTCAAACCAAAACTTCCGCCGAATGGCGGCAACGGCGTGGATAATGTTGACATGGGGGCCCGCCGTGTATATCCTTGTGCATCTCAGCAACCGGGATTGACACATCCTCTGCACCTGCCTTACACAGGTCGCAGGAGACGACGGGTGCATGAGCTTCGTCGGGTGACGGACCGATCCGTGCCCGATGAAAACCGGGCGGGGGCGCCTGACCGGCAGGAAGGGACTGAGAACAATGTGGCGTTTCGATCCTGAAGAGTCCAGGCACTTTTTTCTTCTCTATTGCGCAGGTCTGGCCGTCACGCTGGTTGTCCTTTTCTGGAAATTTATCATCTCGGACCGGATGCTGTTTGGCAATGACATCCTGAGTTACGGCATATTCCACAGAACACTGCTGAGGGACTACTTCGTGGCGCACGGGGGCATACCGCCGTGGAATCCCTACATCCTCTGCGGTCTGCCCTTTGTCGACGCCATCCACGGCGGCGCGCTTTACCCGCTCACGATTATCGACTTCTGCGGCAACATGTTCCGCATGATCGGGTACAATTTCATACTTCATTATTTCCTCGCCGGCGTTTTCACGTACCTTGCCGCCCGCCAACTCCGCCTGTCCAAACTGGGAGCGGCCATGGCCGGACTATCGTACGCCCTTGCTCCCTGCCTGATAAGCTGGGTTGCGGCCGGTCACGATGGCAAGCTGTATTCGGCCGCCTTTTTTCCCCTCGTGGTGCTGTTTCTTGACCGTTTGTTCGAGCGTCGGCGCATCCTGGACGCCGCCATGCTCGGGCTGGTGTATGGTATCATCATCCTTACCCCGCACCTTCAGATGGCTTATTATGTCCTCTGGTTCATCGTCATCTACTCGGTCTATAAACTGGTTGGATTGTACCTCCGGTCGCGGTCGATTCGGGCGTCGGCGGCCGGCACGGCACTGGTGGTGGCAGCCGTGGCCCTGGGGCTATGCGTCTCCGCGGTCCAGTTTCTGCCCAGCTACACCTACATCCCGAACCACACACCCCGCGCCACGTCGTCCAAAGGATACAAGTACGCCAGCCTGTTCTCGCTGCGCGCCGAGGAGGCGTTTTCGCAAATCGTACCCGAATTCTGCGGCCTTGACGATAGAAACGGTCCCCGCCGCTACTGGGGCAAGGCCGCGTTCAAGGACAACTCCGAGAGCGTCGGGACGGTGACCCTGTTTGTCGCCCTGCTTGCCTTTCTCACCAGGGGCCGCAGGCGCAAGTACTTCTGGGGAGGACTGGCAGTGGCGACGTTCCTGTATGCGATGGGGCCCGCCACTCCCCTGCTGAGACTGGTGATAGCAGTTGTCCCGTATGCGGACGCCATGGAAGCCCCCTCGACAAGCGCCTTCATCTTCGTCTTCAGTGTCGCCGTGCTGTCAGGTTTGGCAGTACAATCCGTCCGCGAAGGGCGCTCACCCGAGCGCCGCCGCATCGGCAGGGCCTTCCCGATAGTCCTCTGGGGTGTACCCGTGATCCTCCTGGCGGCAACGGTGCTCTTCAGCCTGTTCGGCGAAGACATGCTCATGGGCTACAGCAAGGTTTTCCATCCCTCCATCATCCCGACCGACGAGGCAACGCCGGCGAAATGGTCGAAGGCCGTCGCCAACCTGCCGAATCTCAAACACGGCCTGTGGCTGGCGACATTCTTCGTGGGGCTGGGCGCTCTGCTCATCCATGCTTCGCTGAAGGGCAGCCGTCTGAAACACCTCCTCTGGCTCATACCCGTTGTCGTCATCGTTGCCGATAGCAGTTTCGACCGACGATTCATTCGCCTTTTTAACCAGGACAGGTTTTCTGTTGGTCTGCCGCTCGCGGAGATCATCGCCGATCAGGATGTCTGGGGGCGCACGACCGGGTTCGGCAGTTGTCACCATGCCTTCCAACTGGGTTACTATGGAATCGAAAGTCACATCGGCGTTCATGGGAAGGAACCCGTCTGGTACCACGGTTTCATTGGTGAATACAGCGGCTGGAACTACTTTCATCCACGGGTGATTAACCTCACCGGAACACGCTATATCGTCTGTCGAGCCTCTGATATCCTGCCGCCAGACACGATGGGGCCTGTTCCGCTTGACACGATAGGCAGGTTCGAAAGGTACGTAGTGCTTGAAAACAGGAACGCCTTTCCTCTGGCCTATCTGGTCAGCCGGTACGAAGTGATGCCCACCAGGAAGCACGTCTACCATGAAGTTATCCTGGGACAGGAGAATCTTCGCGAAATCGTGTACCTCGAAGAGGAACCGGAGCTGGCCGTGTCACCGCAGCCGGACGACACCTCGTGGGCACGGGTCACGCACCGGGGGATTGATTCCGTCGAAGTCAGCGTAAGTTGCACCACCAACAAACTGCTGGTTCTCACCGATACGTATTACGACGCCTGGCACGCGTTTGTCGACGGCGTCGAGCGCAGGATCTACATGGCCTACGGCGCCTTTCGGGCCGTAGAAGTGCCCGCCGGCAGCCGAAAGGTGGTCTTCACGTACTACTCGTCCATGTACGAACTCGGCAAGGCGCTGACCCTGGCCGGTTTGCTGATTGTCCTTGCCGTCCTGGTCCTGAATGGCCTTCAGTCGCTCCGGCGCAAAGCCCGGCCGGGCCACAGTCTCTGAACGCTCCGGTCAAAAGGGGAATAAAAAAAAGCCGCTCCGGCTGGAGCGGCGTGCTGTCATTTATCAATAAGGGGTCAGTTCAGGTACGCCCGAAGCGACCGGCTTCGGGAAGCGTGTCTGAGACGGCGGATCGCCTTCTCCTTGATCTGGCGGACGCGCTCCCGGGTGAGCGAGAACCGGGCTCCGATCTCCTCAAGCGTGAGCGCCTTCTCATGATTCAGCCCGAAATACAG
This window contains:
- a CDS encoding RNA-binding protein; translated protein: MNIYIGNMSFDTTEAQLRQAFEGYGEVSTINIITDKYSGEPRGFAFVEMSAKSEAIAAISGLNGQDLNGRALNVNEAKPRAQGGNRSGGNGYRKSY
- a CDS encoding radical SAM protein; the encoded protein is MRKLSIGIIDLIAKAPTRTMWMRVMGANFVSIMPQVIATWCEEQGHEVTLVTYTGRENLVEELPGKVDLVFVSSFTEAALLSYALSNLFRSRGAVTAIGGPHARCYPQDAQKYFDYVLGFTDKAMILDVLGDCARHRPVGLHLSADHHPTRLPGVSERWKFIEQSISKAPFIKIVPLLSSLGCPYSCDFCIDSTVPYQPLDPDAMKEDLRFLLGRLKRPRVAWHDPNFGVRFDLCMDAIEEAVPPGRIDFIAESTLSLLSESRVKRLKRNGFKALLPGIESWFEMGKKSKTGKTTGMDKVIKVSDHVNMILRHIPYVQTNHIFGLDSDEGSAPFELTKRFLDLSPGAFPAYSMLSAFGQAAPLNLEFQRANRVLPFPFHFLSNIQMNIKPKNYSWLEFYDLLIDVTKYSYSPRLIFRRFLANGETIPRWLNVVRGFSSERYGRVKYFTQIRRQLNSDRQFRRFFEQETTEIPGFFVERIRTDLGEFWDWLPEGAIHHDPNAYLLSVEKACSSLSIPRTGVA